From a region of the Prosthecobacter debontii genome:
- a CDS encoding BatD family protein, translating into MKKQILSLTWLLAAASMAEAATVRAYVQPETARPNQIVSYVITVQDGQLDGIPELRLPLQIGQNTAVSTSTQLQITNGVRTTSLRLTWGLAASEPGEFVIPAQALRVDGQTLTTNEVKLTVEQGGGAVGADADDPNQPILQIELSRKEIYQGEVMPVICSLYVPRQTQLRRLGLIDIEKSDFAIARFPQQSEQTITVIDGVSYVVLTFRSTLSSLRTGELKVGPATMEILVEVPMEGAQQRGNMFPPGFPQGFFGVPTEPRKITVKSQEVTLKVLPLPAEGKPANFSGAVGDFSLSATATPTDLTVGDPIAVELEVSGAGNFDALTPPALTSLDGWKSYPAKRYNIEGQLDQNQVPTLERRVGYSQVFIPEAVHSSLPPFETSFFSPTKKQYVTLRTEAIPLTMKPAPAPAQTEAASGAVSQPVEAPPLVTPPQPDITDIVINPPSASKWLSPTGVLLVKSSAFWTVQAVPVGLVFLASVLAVLRRRKEARLAGRAGELRAAWNAFEPTTSSDTEFLRGAAQFIHTAQNGTPVKDADLQAILNRYQTANFSGVSSAPLSTEERSRMLAALGDLFRRALSKVSVLLFLGALVSGALQAQTPTTTSPDAVYQEAVAEMAKGNFTRAQYLAESLTKKNPPHLSSEVLQMIGHARYRQEDLGRAVLWYQRAQLLDPWSPELRQNLFHLDERLRFLTFGYDSPLTEWSLWLKPNQWIILAASGFWLVLLSIAWRIWAGRRSLGWAVAVSMVGFTLAVPATALAAVRPLGAERVRDISLVIMPDVRAFTAATVTAGTVMDLPPGSEVRILERRGAWCYVEIPAQPQTLRGWVEAGTITPLWIWDENLVP; encoded by the coding sequence GTGAAGAAACAAATCCTTTCCCTAACTTGGCTATTAGCGGCCGCGAGTATGGCTGAGGCCGCGACTGTGCGGGCCTATGTCCAACCTGAAACGGCGCGGCCGAATCAGATTGTCTCGTATGTCATTACCGTTCAGGATGGTCAGCTCGATGGCATCCCGGAACTGCGCCTGCCTCTCCAGATCGGTCAAAACACAGCGGTTTCCACCTCCACTCAGCTTCAGATCACCAATGGCGTCAGGACGACTTCATTGCGTCTGACTTGGGGATTGGCGGCTTCGGAACCCGGTGAGTTTGTGATCCCGGCTCAGGCGCTGAGAGTGGATGGTCAGACCCTGACCACCAACGAAGTGAAGTTGACCGTTGAGCAAGGTGGCGGGGCGGTCGGAGCGGATGCGGATGATCCGAATCAGCCGATCCTCCAGATCGAGTTATCGAGGAAAGAAATCTATCAAGGCGAGGTCATGCCCGTGATATGCAGCCTCTATGTGCCTCGGCAGACTCAACTGCGGCGGTTGGGGCTCATTGACATCGAAAAGAGTGACTTTGCGATCGCTCGTTTTCCTCAACAGAGTGAGCAGACCATCACTGTGATTGATGGGGTTAGTTATGTGGTGCTGACCTTCCGAAGCACCTTATCCTCCCTCCGCACAGGAGAGCTGAAAGTAGGCCCTGCGACCATGGAGATTTTGGTGGAGGTGCCCATGGAAGGGGCTCAGCAGCGGGGCAATATGTTTCCCCCTGGTTTCCCGCAAGGGTTTTTCGGCGTGCCCACGGAGCCCCGCAAAATCACCGTCAAGAGCCAGGAAGTGACCTTGAAAGTGCTGCCGCTACCAGCTGAGGGAAAACCGGCTAATTTCAGCGGAGCTGTGGGAGATTTTTCGCTCAGTGCGACCGCCACTCCGACAGATCTCACGGTGGGAGATCCCATCGCGGTCGAACTGGAAGTCTCCGGGGCGGGTAACTTCGATGCCTTGACCCCTCCGGCACTGACGTCGCTGGATGGCTGGAAATCATATCCGGCTAAACGTTACAACATCGAAGGTCAACTCGATCAAAATCAAGTGCCAACTCTGGAGCGTCGGGTAGGTTACTCCCAGGTATTCATACCGGAGGCCGTTCATTCGTCTTTGCCACCGTTTGAGACGAGCTTCTTCAGCCCCACGAAGAAGCAATACGTGACTCTGCGCACAGAGGCTATTCCACTGACGATGAAGCCTGCCCCCGCACCCGCGCAAACGGAAGCAGCTTCGGGAGCCGTGAGCCAACCCGTGGAAGCGCCCCCGCTGGTGACTCCACCTCAGCCGGACATCACGGACATCGTGATCAATCCGCCGAGCGCCTCCAAGTGGCTTTCTCCTACGGGGGTGTTGTTAGTGAAAAGCAGTGCGTTTTGGACGGTTCAGGCTGTGCCGGTCGGCCTCGTTTTCCTGGCCAGTGTTCTGGCCGTGTTGCGTCGCCGAAAGGAGGCCCGGCTGGCTGGTCGCGCGGGTGAACTTCGTGCGGCATGGAACGCATTTGAGCCAACCACCAGCAGCGACACCGAGTTTTTGCGGGGTGCGGCTCAGTTCATTCACACCGCCCAGAACGGGACTCCGGTGAAAGATGCGGACTTACAAGCCATTCTAAATCGCTACCAGACGGCGAATTTTTCGGGGGTATCTTCAGCACCGCTATCGACTGAGGAACGCAGCCGGATGCTGGCTGCTTTGGGGGATCTTTTCCGCCGTGCTTTGTCGAAAGTCTCAGTCCTGCTTTTCTTGGGAGCCTTAGTCAGTGGAGCGCTTCAGGCTCAGACGCCCACGACCACCTCTCCTGATGCGGTTTATCAAGAAGCGGTGGCCGAAATGGCCAAAGGTAATTTCACTCGCGCTCAATACTTGGCCGAGTCTCTGACGAAAAAGAATCCGCCTCATCTCAGTTCGGAAGTCCTTCAGATGATCGGGCATGCACGGTATCGCCAAGAGGATTTGGGGAGAGCGGTCCTGTGGTATCAGCGGGCGCAGTTGCTGGATCCATGGTCACCTGAACTTCGTCAAAATCTCTTTCATTTGGATGAGCGACTGCGTTTTCTAACCTTTGGTTATGACTCTCCTCTCACCGAGTGGAGCCTGTGGTTAAAGCCGAATCAATGGATCATCTTGGCGGCGTCCGGGTTTTGGCTGGTCTTGCTCTCCATCGCATGGCGGATCTGGGCGGGGAGACGTAGCCTCGGATGGGCGGTGGCGGTATCGATGGTCGGGTTTACCTTGGCTGTCCCCGCGACTGCTCTAGCCGCCGTGCGCCCTCTGGGAGCAGAGCGTGTGCGTGATATTTCATTGGTCATCATGCCCGATGTCCGGGCCTTCACCGCCGCCACAGTCACGGCAGGCACAGTGATGGATCTGCCTCCTGGCTCTGAAGTGCGTATCCTCGAGCGGCGAGGTGCTTGGTGCTATGTCGAGATACCGGCCCAGCCTCAAACGCTGCGAGGTTGGGTGGAGGCGGGAACGATCACACCCTTGTGGATTTGGGACGAGAATTTGGTGCCCTGA
- a CDS encoding vWA domain-containing protein produces the protein MTFASPHLLYLLLALPILIGLRWWSGQRAQSIVSGMTAPRLREQLVTRLPSGQAWGIFVLQLLALTCFIITIAQPRWGEDKTVQMESGRNVIIAIDTSRSMLSNDITPDRLTRARLAAQDLLATLTSDRVGLIAFAGNAYLQAPLTTDHEAVIEAIQSLDFTSVPRGGSDLGKALKLAMETFEKSPARNHGLILFSDGGEPNEQIRELAQQATKKNILVLTVGVGTDAGSLIPDPDPERQGDYIRDRQGNVVKTKLESTVLQEIATTTRGRYLKLGSQPLAASVVRELLSALQAQTNEAKQLVKPIERFQWPLSMGVLLLMTAWFIRSSPRARRMAPALALLSLGLSEPNASAAGFDWNHKIASIFSSQEADPEKAEEALKNGNHKLAADLFGKLLDDHPADTVRYRYAQALGYSSHQIKDYDRSVGAFSDALESPEAEVQEQAHQGLAHSLYDQGDRVLAKQPKFTLKAWRDSVKHFDAALKLDPENKELEENRDFVKKRLEELQKQMDQQEQQGNKGQKGDKQKGQKGEKGEEGDEEGEDGDPNGQGKGNKDRSRKESLGKQKGEKEEKEDLPEGQIQAGDEGKQDEPGEGKEQAQMAEEGEETNDATGFSRNEARAFLRTYADDHKKAQLVRPRDPAPNGKDW, from the coding sequence ATGACGTTCGCTTCTCCTCATCTGCTTTATCTGCTGCTCGCTCTGCCGATCTTAATCGGCCTGCGCTGGTGGTCAGGTCAGCGTGCTCAAAGCATTGTCAGCGGGATGACGGCCCCGCGCTTGCGTGAGCAACTGGTCACGCGTCTGCCCAGCGGACAAGCGTGGGGGATCTTTGTGCTGCAATTGCTCGCTCTGACCTGTTTCATCATCACCATCGCCCAACCACGTTGGGGGGAAGATAAAACCGTGCAGATGGAGTCAGGGCGTAATGTAATTATTGCGATCGATACCTCCCGCTCGATGCTGTCCAATGACATCACTCCGGATCGACTCACTCGTGCTCGGCTGGCAGCGCAGGATCTCCTGGCGACGTTGACGTCAGATCGAGTCGGATTGATCGCTTTTGCGGGCAATGCCTATCTCCAGGCCCCTCTGACCACCGATCATGAAGCCGTGATCGAGGCGATTCAGTCTCTGGACTTCACTTCGGTGCCCCGCGGTGGCAGTGATTTGGGCAAGGCTCTCAAGTTGGCCATGGAAACTTTCGAAAAGAGTCCGGCTCGTAATCATGGTCTGATCCTTTTCAGCGATGGAGGTGAGCCGAATGAGCAGATTCGTGAGCTCGCTCAGCAAGCGACGAAAAAAAATATCCTCGTCCTCACCGTCGGGGTGGGCACCGATGCCGGGTCGCTGATCCCAGATCCAGATCCTGAGCGTCAGGGAGACTACATCCGAGATCGTCAGGGCAATGTGGTGAAGACCAAGTTGGAGAGCACTGTTCTGCAAGAGATCGCCACCACCACTCGGGGTAGATATTTGAAGCTCGGGTCCCAGCCGCTGGCGGCTTCGGTGGTCCGAGAGCTGCTTTCGGCTCTTCAGGCTCAAACGAATGAGGCGAAGCAACTCGTCAAGCCAATCGAACGTTTTCAATGGCCGTTGTCTATGGGAGTATTGTTACTTATGACTGCGTGGTTTATCCGATCTTCCCCCAGGGCTCGCCGGATGGCTCCAGCCTTGGCCTTGCTCAGCTTAGGCTTGAGTGAACCGAATGCTTCCGCAGCGGGTTTCGACTGGAATCATAAAATCGCTTCCATCTTCAGCAGCCAGGAAGCGGATCCAGAAAAAGCCGAAGAGGCTCTGAAGAACGGGAATCATAAATTGGCGGCTGATCTGTTCGGCAAGCTGCTGGATGACCATCCCGCGGACACCGTGCGCTATCGCTATGCGCAGGCGCTGGGATACTCCAGTCATCAGATCAAGGACTATGATCGCTCTGTGGGCGCTTTCAGCGATGCTTTAGAATCTCCTGAAGCTGAGGTTCAGGAGCAAGCACATCAGGGGCTGGCACACAGTCTGTATGATCAAGGAGATCGGGTGCTGGCTAAACAACCGAAGTTCACCCTGAAAGCATGGCGAGATTCGGTGAAGCACTTTGATGCGGCCTTAAAGCTTGATCCCGAAAACAAGGAACTGGAAGAAAATCGTGACTTTGTGAAAAAGCGTCTGGAAGAACTCCAGAAGCAGATGGACCAGCAAGAGCAGCAGGGGAACAAAGGCCAAAAGGGCGACAAACAAAAAGGCCAAAAGGGCGAGAAAGGCGAAGAAGGGGACGAAGAGGGTGAGGATGGTGATCCTAACGGTCAGGGCAAAGGCAATAAAGACCGCAGCCGCAAAGAAAGCTTAGGCAAACAAAAAGGAGAGAAAGAAGAAAAAGAAGACCTTCCCGAAGGACAAATCCAGGCTGGCGATGAAGGCAAGCAGGATGAGCCTGGGGAAGGAAAAGAGCAGGCTCAGATGGCGGAAGAAGGTGAAGAAACCAATGACGCCACCGGGTTCAGCCGCAACGAAGCGCGTGCCTTCCTGCGCACCTATGCGGATGATCACAAGAAAGCTCAACTCGTCCGCCCACGTGACCCCGCGCCGAATGGCAAGGATTGGTGA
- a CDS encoding vWA domain-containing protein: MNVPFLPDIILARPEWLYALVLLPLMAWWRGKPGKAPAVNFPTAFILKDLGFKAKSSRGNTLLGWVLFSLFAAIVALARPQKVISHDEDKTEGIAICLTVDVSLSMLIEDFYIGGSPVNRLTAAKRVMRDFIRGRNNDRVGIVAFAGAPYQPCPLTLDHEWLESNLDRVQTGVMEDGTAIGSGLAAAARRLDKEDVPSKVIILLTDGANNSGKLSPQDAAKLAATLGQKIYTIAIGTPGVHMIPLPNGRVITSGRQEFDEGTLQEVARIGGGNFYMAQDLSALKDIFDTIDRLEKSEIKKRSIVETEELFFVPAALAAALLALGLLLRFTLLDTAPVAVAT; the protein is encoded by the coding sequence ATGAATGTGCCCTTTCTGCCTGACATCATCTTAGCTCGGCCGGAATGGCTGTATGCGCTGGTCTTACTGCCGCTGATGGCTTGGTGGCGTGGCAAGCCGGGGAAGGCCCCGGCGGTGAATTTTCCCACCGCCTTCATTCTCAAAGATCTGGGTTTTAAGGCCAAATCTTCGAGGGGGAATACCTTGCTGGGATGGGTGTTGTTCAGCCTCTTTGCCGCCATTGTGGCTTTAGCACGACCTCAGAAGGTCATTTCGCATGATGAAGATAAAACGGAGGGCATCGCCATCTGCCTGACGGTGGACGTTTCATTGTCCATGCTGATCGAGGACTTTTACATCGGCGGTTCTCCGGTCAACCGCCTCACGGCCGCTAAGCGGGTGATGCGTGATTTCATTCGTGGGCGTAACAATGACCGTGTGGGCATTGTGGCGTTTGCGGGCGCACCTTATCAACCTTGTCCGCTGACTTTGGATCACGAGTGGCTTGAATCGAACCTGGATCGTGTGCAGACAGGCGTGATGGAGGATGGCACCGCGATTGGTTCCGGCTTGGCGGCTGCGGCACGGCGTCTGGATAAAGAGGATGTGCCGAGTAAGGTCATCATCTTGCTGACCGATGGCGCGAACAACAGCGGTAAGCTGAGCCCGCAGGATGCAGCTAAACTGGCGGCCACTCTGGGACAGAAGATCTACACCATTGCCATCGGCACGCCCGGGGTTCACATGATTCCGTTGCCGAATGGCCGAGTCATCACCAGTGGCCGTCAGGAGTTCGATGAAGGCACGCTCCAGGAGGTCGCACGGATCGGGGGGGGCAATTTCTACATGGCGCAGGATCTGTCCGCACTGAAGGACATTTTTGATACCATTGACCGCTTGGAGAAATCCGAGATCAAAAAGCGCAGCATTGTCGAGACCGAGGAACTCTTCTTTGTGCCGGCGGCTCTAGCCGCTGCCTTGCTCGCGCTGGGCTTGCTGCTGCGCTTCACTTTACTCGATACGGCTCCCGTGGCTGTGGCTACTTGA
- a CDS encoding DUF4381 family protein — MMNLWLAQAQAPAGPPLQPLPHPDLPQVFLPPAPVPVWVYLLAALLLVALLTLVLWLLLRPRQPSPPAPKKPWSIAMNALKNLLPQAASQPPGQTSAEVSEILRRYFFDRYNIPAPFRTTREIFESTETPPASPRLMKYASLAALWDELSFAPVPSSSQAAQALVEKAIGYLEEDRP, encoded by the coding sequence ATGATGAATCTTTGGTTAGCCCAGGCGCAGGCCCCGGCAGGGCCGCCTCTTCAGCCCCTGCCGCATCCTGACTTGCCTCAAGTTTTTCTTCCCCCAGCACCGGTTCCGGTCTGGGTTTACCTGCTGGCAGCGCTGCTTTTGGTGGCGTTGCTGACCTTGGTTCTGTGGCTTTTGCTGCGGCCTCGCCAGCCCTCGCCTCCGGCCCCGAAGAAGCCCTGGAGCATTGCCATGAACGCGCTGAAAAATTTGCTGCCGCAAGCGGCCAGCCAGCCACCGGGACAAACAAGCGCGGAGGTATCGGAGATCCTGCGGCGATACTTTTTTGACCGTTACAATATTCCAGCCCCCTTCCGCACCACCCGGGAGATTTTTGAGAGCACTGAAACACCCCCAGCCTCTCCTCGGCTGATGAAGTATGCGTCTCTCGCCGCTCTATGGGATGAGTTGTCGTTTGCTCCCGTGCCTTCGAGTTCCCAGGCTGCACAGGCCTTGGTTGAAAAAGCCATCGGTTATCTGGAGGAGGATCGCCCATGA
- a CDS encoding DUF58 domain-containing protein, which yields MLNTPDNDEQLTRILKRVRRIELITRGMVKETLGGQYHSRFKGQGIEFDDFREYQAGDDVRFLDWNVTARMNEPFVRKYIEERELTVMIVVDVSGSGDYGSQEDSKRERAAEVAAVFAFSAVQNQDKVGLILVSDRIEHYLPARKGSPHALRILRDILTIRPKSAKTDLAPALDLAIERIAHRALVVVVSDFLTPNANWEHNLRAVAAKHDVVAAQISDPREWELPKVGRICLQDPETGEQFVVNTSHPGVRQQYAQAVGERQDGLMRMLRKNGVERIDVRLDDDYAPAMKAYFRARRRRKR from the coding sequence ATGCTGAATACCCCAGACAACGACGAACAACTCACCCGCATTCTCAAGCGGGTGAGGCGCATTGAATTGATCACCCGTGGCATGGTGAAAGAGACTTTGGGCGGTCAATATCATTCCCGCTTTAAAGGGCAGGGGATCGAGTTCGATGATTTCCGTGAGTATCAAGCGGGGGATGACGTGCGCTTCTTGGATTGGAACGTCACGGCTCGTATGAACGAGCCCTTTGTGCGCAAGTACATTGAGGAGCGTGAGCTGACGGTCATGATCGTTGTGGATGTCAGTGGCTCGGGCGACTATGGCAGCCAGGAGGATAGCAAAAGGGAACGCGCTGCCGAGGTGGCCGCGGTCTTTGCCTTCAGTGCGGTGCAGAATCAAGACAAGGTGGGATTGATCCTCGTCTCAGATCGGATCGAGCACTATCTGCCGGCGCGAAAGGGCAGCCCTCATGCCTTGCGGATCTTGCGAGACATCCTGACCATTCGTCCTAAAAGCGCGAAGACAGATTTGGCTCCAGCGTTGGATTTGGCCATCGAGCGGATCGCTCATCGTGCCCTCGTGGTGGTGGTTTCAGACTTCCTGACGCCGAATGCGAATTGGGAGCACAACCTCCGCGCCGTGGCTGCGAAGCATGATGTCGTCGCCGCCCAAATCAGTGATCCCCGGGAGTGGGAGTTGCCCAAGGTCGGCCGCATCTGTCTGCAGGACCCTGAAACCGGAGAGCAATTTGTCGTTAACACGTCCCATCCTGGGGTGCGGCAGCAATACGCGCAGGCCGTCGGCGAGCGCCAGGATGGCCTGATGCGCATGCTGCGCAAAAACGGGGTCGAGCGCATCGATGTGCGGCTGGATGATGATTATGCTCCCGCGATGAAGGCTTACTTTAGAGCTCGCAGAAGGAGGAAGCGCTGA
- a CDS encoding AAA family ATPase, with protein MSVSVSPPAIPDSTSIEKASTWVAPLRAEIARVLVGQTELVDRLLVALLTNGHVLLEGVPGLAKTLAVRTLSGALHAQFKRIQFTPDLLPADVLGTMVYHPKDGSFSPRLGPIFANLVLADEINRAPAKVQSALLEAMQERQVTIGDNTYKLPDPFMVLATQNPIDQEGTYTLPEAQLDRFLFKVRVVYPSPAEERKVLDAMATSSPKLEVSQVAKAEDVVASRVLVNSLYMDEKIRDYIVAIIQATRAPETFAPHLKLLIRCGASPRGTINLALAAKAYAFLAGRNYVTPQDIKDLAPDILRHRILLSYEAEAEGVSSEEVIKQLLDKLPVP; from the coding sequence ATGTCTGTTTCTGTATCACCGCCAGCCATTCCTGATTCAACTTCCATTGAAAAAGCATCCACGTGGGTTGCTCCGTTGCGGGCCGAGATTGCCCGCGTGCTCGTCGGGCAGACGGAGCTTGTGGATCGATTGCTGGTCGCCCTCCTGACCAATGGCCACGTGCTTTTGGAAGGTGTTCCTGGCTTAGCGAAGACACTCGCCGTGCGCACCTTGTCGGGGGCACTGCACGCACAGTTCAAGCGCATCCAGTTTACTCCGGATCTCCTGCCTGCGGATGTGTTGGGCACTATGGTTTATCACCCGAAGGACGGCAGCTTTTCACCTCGCCTGGGGCCGATTTTTGCCAATCTCGTGCTGGCTGACGAAATCAACCGTGCTCCTGCCAAGGTGCAGAGCGCCCTGCTGGAAGCCATGCAGGAGCGTCAGGTGACGATCGGTGACAACACCTACAAGCTTCCTGATCCCTTCATGGTGCTGGCCACTCAGAACCCGATCGATCAGGAGGGGACTTACACGCTCCCTGAGGCGCAGCTCGACCGCTTCCTTTTCAAAGTGCGGGTGGTGTATCCCAGCCCAGCAGAGGAGCGGAAGGTGTTGGATGCGATGGCTACGAGCTCTCCCAAGCTGGAAGTCAGTCAAGTGGCCAAGGCGGAAGACGTTGTCGCCAGCCGTGTTCTGGTGAACTCTCTGTATATGGATGAGAAAATCCGCGACTACATCGTGGCCATCATCCAGGCCACACGTGCGCCAGAGACATTCGCCCCTCACCTGAAACTGCTGATTCGCTGCGGAGCTTCACCTCGTGGCACCATCAATTTGGCTCTGGCTGCCAAAGCCTATGCGTTCTTGGCGGGTCGCAATTACGTCACGCCTCAGGACATCAAGGATCTGGCACCGGATATCTTGCGCCACCGCATTCTGCTTTCGTATGAGGCCGAGGCGGAGGGCGTCAGCAGTGAAGAGGTGATCAAACAACTGCTCGATAAGCTGCCTGTGCCGTGA
- the rsgA gene encoding ribosome small subunit-dependent GTPase A, with amino-acid sequence MTLEDIGWNKTWEELFAPYYKQGWQPARLTRDNKIAYGALVGDGEEYEAIMSGKVYHDAETDAELPAVGDWVALDVGDEGEEHVIRARLPRHTCFSRKMAGKSTEEQVLAANVDVVVVVTDAGTDFSLGRMERYFTLIKRSGAKAVVLVNKSDLYEKEDNEEAAAEIQELNPDADVFITCANKKRTLSVLRQYLKKGQTVTLIGSSGVGKSSILNQLLGDEYQWTDDVNELTGKGRHTTTARELIILPKGGVLIDNPGIKEVQMWTDEKTLREGFLDIEELALQCRFSDCKHGKDAGCAIRAALEAEQLDPRRYESYLLLDEEIEKLRQSRRKRQMTVERRSKRELKSKVRQYEKRRDPDHELEPRERRQR; translated from the coding sequence ATGACGTTGGAAGACATCGGCTGGAATAAGACCTGGGAAGAACTGTTTGCCCCTTACTACAAGCAAGGCTGGCAACCTGCGCGGCTGACCCGTGACAACAAGATCGCTTACGGGGCTCTCGTGGGTGATGGCGAGGAGTATGAAGCCATCATGAGTGGCAAGGTCTATCATGATGCCGAGACGGATGCGGAGTTGCCTGCGGTGGGAGATTGGGTGGCTCTGGATGTCGGCGATGAAGGCGAGGAGCATGTCATCCGTGCGCGCCTGCCCCGGCACACCTGCTTTTCACGTAAAATGGCAGGCAAGAGCACGGAGGAGCAGGTCCTCGCCGCCAATGTGGATGTGGTGGTGGTGGTGACGGATGCGGGCACCGATTTCAGTCTCGGTCGCATGGAGCGCTACTTCACCCTCATCAAGCGCAGTGGGGCTAAAGCGGTGGTTCTCGTCAATAAATCCGATCTCTACGAGAAGGAGGATAATGAAGAGGCGGCGGCCGAGATTCAGGAGCTCAATCCCGACGCGGATGTCTTCATCACCTGCGCGAATAAGAAGCGCACGCTGTCGGTGCTCCGGCAGTATCTCAAAAAAGGGCAGACCGTGACACTGATTGGCTCCAGCGGCGTGGGGAAATCCTCCATCCTCAATCAGCTCTTGGGCGATGAGTATCAGTGGACGGATGACGTCAATGAACTCACGGGCAAGGGGCGACATACGACGACGGCGCGCGAATTGATCATCCTGCCCAAAGGCGGTGTTCTCATCGACAATCCCGGCATCAAAGAGGTGCAGATGTGGACGGATGAAAAGACCTTGCGGGAGGGCTTTTTGGACATTGAAGAACTGGCTTTGCAGTGCCGATTTTCAGACTGTAAACACGGTAAGGATGCTGGCTGTGCCATCCGGGCCGCCCTTGAGGCGGAGCAACTGGACCCGCGGCGCTATGAGAGCTATCTCCTGCTGGACGAAGAGATCGAGAAACTCCGCCAGAGCCGCCGCAAGCGCCAAATGACGGTGGAGCGTCGCTCCAAGCGGGAGCTGAAAAGCAAGGTGAGGCAGTATGAAAAGCGTCGGGACCCAGATCACGAGTTGGAGCCGAGGGAGCGGCGCCAGCGTTAG
- a CDS encoding DUF1501 domain-containing protein translates to MNPFFNRRQFLKTTSNGFGYLAFAALAQQQALRASSALAAKSPHFAPRAKHVIFLCMQGAPSHVDLLDYKPKLMADDGKSAPSIAGRYGQAKLMRSPWKFSQYGKSGLWVSELLPHLAKQADDLCLIHSMSTDLPAHPQAVTQMHTGTTQFVRPSLGSWALYGLGTQNENLPGFITINPPGNATRSYGSAFLPAIYQGTKIGGAGVPGGGALARRFGRGGDQASMANIQNNRFSTEAQRTQLDLVQALNQSRMQQDGGVSAEVEGVIESYELAFRMQAEVPKVLDLSKESSATKALYGIGNETTDTFGKQCLMARKLVEAGVRFIEITHGNWDHHFNLRTALERNCSEIDQPISGLLQDLKQRGLLKDTLVIWGGEFGRTPYSQGEDGRDHNNKGFTLWMAGGGVKGGMTYGRTDDYGYEAVENKMHIHDWHATVLHLLGLDHEKLTYRYAGRDFRLTDVYGTVAKEIMA, encoded by the coding sequence ATGAATCCGTTTTTCAATCGCCGTCAGTTTTTGAAGACCACGTCCAATGGCTTCGGCTATCTGGCCTTTGCCGCACTGGCTCAGCAACAGGCCTTGCGCGCCAGTTCCGCTTTAGCGGCCAAGTCACCCCACTTTGCACCGCGGGCAAAGCATGTGATTTTCCTGTGCATGCAGGGGGCACCGTCTCATGTGGATTTGTTGGACTATAAACCCAAGCTGATGGCGGATGATGGTAAAAGTGCGCCCTCAATCGCCGGGCGTTATGGCCAGGCGAAACTGATGCGCTCGCCCTGGAAGTTTAGCCAGTATGGGAAAAGCGGCTTGTGGGTTTCTGAACTGCTGCCGCATTTGGCCAAGCAGGCGGATGACCTGTGCCTCATTCATTCCATGTCCACGGATCTCCCTGCGCATCCGCAGGCAGTGACCCAGATGCATACGGGGACAACCCAGTTTGTCAGACCTTCATTGGGGTCATGGGCTCTCTATGGGTTAGGCACGCAGAATGAAAACCTGCCCGGGTTTATCACCATCAATCCGCCGGGCAATGCCACGCGGAGCTATGGCAGTGCTTTTTTACCCGCTATTTATCAAGGCACAAAAATCGGCGGTGCCGGAGTTCCTGGCGGTGGTGCTTTGGCGCGCCGTTTTGGGCGGGGTGGGGATCAGGCCAGCATGGCGAACATCCAGAACAATCGCTTTAGCACGGAGGCGCAGCGCACCCAGTTGGACTTGGTCCAGGCGCTCAACCAGTCTCGCATGCAGCAGGATGGTGGGGTGAGTGCTGAAGTGGAGGGCGTCATCGAATCCTATGAGCTGGCTTTCCGTATGCAAGCGGAGGTGCCCAAGGTGCTCGATCTCAGTAAGGAAAGCTCAGCGACAAAAGCGCTCTATGGCATCGGCAATGAGACCACGGACACCTTTGGCAAGCAGTGCCTCATGGCGCGGAAGCTGGTGGAAGCTGGGGTGCGCTTCATTGAGATCACACATGGAAATTGGGACCATCATTTCAATCTGCGCACGGCTCTGGAGCGCAATTGCAGTGAGATTGATCAGCCGATCTCGGGTCTTCTTCAGGACCTCAAACAGCGTGGGCTACTCAAAGATACTCTGGTCATCTGGGGCGGAGAGTTTGGCCGCACGCCGTACAGTCAGGGCGAAGATGGTCGGGATCATAACAACAAAGGGTTTACCCTCTGGATGGCAGGCGGTGGGGTCAAAGGCGGCATGACCTATGGCCGCACGGATGACTACGGTTATGAAGCGGTGGAAAACAAGATGCACATTCACGACTGGCACGCCACGGTTCTGCATCTGTTGGGCCTGGATCACGAGAAGCTCACTTACCGCTACGCCGGACGCGACTTCCGGCTGACCGATGTTTATGGAACCGTTGCCAAGGAAATCATGGCCTGA